Part of the Myxococcus fulvus genome, TTGGGCTGCGCGACGGAGCCCTTGAGCGGGAAGCTCTCCGCGGTGTGGCCCAGCTTCCACACCGCGCCCATCAGCGGCCCCGCGTCCTCGAGCACGGCGACCTGGAGCTGGTAGCTGGGGGGCAGGCCCCGGAGCAGCTCCAGCACCTGCACCTCCGTCCCGCCGATGTGGAACGAGCGGGTGAACTGCACCAGGCGCATGGGCCTGGCCCCCATCATCACCTCTTCACGCCGCATGTCCCGACCCCTCCCACGCCCCCACCGGTGCGGCGGACGAGCGTCCCTCCGGCACACCCTGCGTCTCCTTGGCCTCCTCCGCCCGGGCGATGCGGTGCGCGGCGGCCGCCAGGCCGAAGAGCACGTAGCAGTGCGCGGAGAGGATGTAGCCGGAGAACAGGTCACACACGAGATAGCCGGCCACCGCGGCCGACAGCGCTCGCGCCATCCATCCCATCGTGCGGCTGGTGGACGCGGCGAACGCCCCACCCGACGCGCCTCCCGCGAACACCAGGAAGAAGGCCAGGCCCACCCAGCCCAGCTCTCCGATGACGTCCAGGAAGATGTTGTGCGCCACGTACGCGCGCGTCGCCTCCGGAGGCGCGTACTCCGCCCACGCGTAGCGGAAGCTGCCCGCGCCCACGCCCAACAGCGGCTTGTCCAGGCTCATGCGGCTGGCCACCTGCCACGCGTAGACGCGGCCCATGGCGGACGCGTCCTCGTGGAAGGCCGCCACCGTCTCGTTGCGCGCCCAGAAGCTGTCCGGCGCGAACACCACCAGGCCCACCACGAAGAGCGAGCCCACGACGATGGCCTGGATGCGGCGCTTCTCACGGAAGGCCCACAGGCCCATCGCCACGGACAGACCGATGAAGCCGCCGCGCGAGTGCGACAGGACGATGGCCACCACCGCCAGCACCGCCGCCACCAGGCACGCAATCCGCCACACCCAGGCGCTGCCCTTGCGCGCCACGAAGGCGACGGCCAGCGGCACCACCAGCACCAGGTTCATGGCCATGTGGTTCGGGTCCGCGTACACGCCCACCCAGCGCGCGCGGAAGCCCTCCACCAGGTCCTCACCCACCATGTACCAGTTGATGACGCCGATGGACGTCACCACCGAGGCCAGCACCATGGCGCCGCACACGACGACCAGCCGCTTGCCGCTGGTGATGACGTTGACGAGCGTGAGGTAGATGGCCGTCAGCTTCAAGAGCTCGATGCCCGTGTAGCGCGCGACCTCCGCGTTCACCGCCCACGACACGGACAGCACCGCCAGCGAGGAGAAACCGATGAGCGCCCACCCTCGCGCTCCGTCCAGGTAGAGCGGCTCGCCGCGCCCCAGCCTGCGAATCAACATCAAACCCGCCGCCACCACCGACGTCATCAGCGCCAGCCGCAGCGGCGCCAAGGCCGGAATCCATTCGCCCGGCACCGCGTACATCACCGCGGCGAAAGCGGTCAGCGAATAGAAGGCCCACACATCACGGCGCTGCCCCTGCTCTCCCGGCACCATGTCCCTCCTCCTCTGGCAGTCACACGCGTACACCTCCGCGTGGGGCTGCCTGAAAGCAGAGGGCGTGCCAGGAGTCGGGCTCGCAACCGCCTGGATCTCCACGGGCTCGGAGGGCCTCCGGAGCACGGAGACCCTCCCAGACTGAAAAAGCTACGGCACCGGGCTGCTCTCCATCGGAAGCACTTCGGAGGCCACGGGGCTCCACGTCGTGTCCTGGAGCCACGCCGCGCCCAGCTCCTCGAGCAGCTTCGCGAGCGTCACGCCCACCATGCGGCGCAGCTCCTCGCGGGCCGTCTGGGGCACCGCGCCCTCCAGCCCCGCCAGCGCGCGTTCAGTAGCGGACGCAAGCAGCCGGGGCGCCTGGGGGGTGCCCTCGAAGAGACGGGCGCCCAGCTCCGCCCCTCGGCCCAGGGGCACGGGGCGCGCTTCCGCCCGGCCGTCCAGGATGGCCATGGCCACCACGGCGGCGAACAGGCGCGGGACACCGAGCGACTCGAGCGGCGCGCCGAAGCGGGCCACGGCCTGACGCGCGGCCTCGGGCGTCCCACCGAGCACCCCGCGCAGCACGTCCACCTGCGCCTCCGCGCGCGTGAGCACCGCCTCGCTGGCGGAAATCTCCCGCAGGGAGCGGAAGGGCACGGGCTCCGCGCCCTCCACCTTCAGCGCGCGCCGGGGGCGCTTGCGGCGCAGGGCCTCCAGCGCGGCGGCCTCCTCCGGCAGCACCAGCAGCACGCCGTCCACCACGGCGCCGGGGGACTTCGCCAGGCGGTCCGCGCGGTACTTGAGCTGGAGCGTCAGCGTGAAGCCCGTCTGGAAGACGCGCCGCAGGGGCACGTCGCGCAGCACCTCCGTCGCCTGAGAGGGGTCCGCGCCCGTCAGGTACTCCAGGCCGAGCGACAGGGAGTCGCGCGTCATCTCCCCCACGCGGCGCACGGCGTCCAGGTCGCCCGGGTCCTCGAGTTCCGCGACCAGCGCCGCGTTGGCGACGCCCGCGAGCTCGTCCTCGGCGTTCTGCCGCTCCAGCGCCGTCAGGCCCCGGAACGACGCCTCTAGGTAGTCCACGTGGCCCTGCGAGGCGGCCAGCGCGCTGGTGACGAGGGGCTTCTTCGGCGCGGCCAGGTCCACGCGGCTGAAGAGCGCCACCGCGTCCTCCAGCGACGGGAAGCCCATGTCCACCAGGCGCCCCTTGCGGAACTGGAAGGCCGTCTCCTCCAGCTCGCCGGGAATCTCCCAGCGCACGGCCTCCAGCAGGCGCACCGCCTCGAAGGGGTTCTCCGCGATGAGGTCGTTGACCAGCGCGCGCACGGCGGACATCTCCACGCCCTCGGTGGTGATCTCCACCAGGTAGCGCCCCTCGGGCGTCTCCAGCGTCACGCCCTGCGGGTTGACGTCCGGGTTCTCCTCCTTGTCGTGCAGCACGACGAACTCGCGCAGCACCAGCTCCAGCACCTCCAAATCCAACGCGTGCAGCTTGCGCAGGTATTCGGAGGTGTCGTCGAAGCCGCCGCGCGCGGCGCGCAGCCACGTGAGGGCGGCGTGCGGGTCCACCTTGTCGCGCTTCCACGCGCCCAGGTCCACGAAGGCGCGGAACTGCGCGGGGGACGCGAGCTGCACCAGCTCCGTCGCGTCCGCCAGGCCCACCTCCTGGATGGTGAGGTAGAGGCTCTCCGGAGGCAGGGCGCGCACCACCGCGCCCGCATCCGCGCCCTCCAGCAGCGCTTCCACCCGCCGCCGGGGCGACAGCCCCATCAACCGCTGCTGCAGCTCGCGCAAGGCGAGCTGCGAATCCCTGCCATTACCCTTGCCGTTCTCGGACACGGCGGCGTGCCTACCACAGGCCCCCTCCCGCCGGGAGGGGAACCCCGCCCGAGCGGCCACTACCCGATGGAGTCAGTCCGGGTCCTGGGCGGCTTCCGCGCGCACCCGCGAGGCCCGGCCGAAGGTGTCCAGCAGCGCGCCCCAGACCTCGTCCACGCCCCGCCGCTCCGTCGAGGAGAACGGCAGCACCGCCTCCAGCGGCAGGTCCATCAGCTTCGCCAGCTCCTGGAGCCGGGGGCGCGTCTTCGCCTTGGTGAGGCGGTCGATCTTGGTGGCGACCACCATCACCTTGCGCTTGTGCGCCTGGAGGTAGTCGAGCGTGGCCAGGTCGTCCGGCGTGGGACCCACCTCCGCGTCGATGATGCTCACCACGACCTCCAGGCGGTGCCGCTTCTCCAGGTAGGTGGTGATCATCTTCTCCCACTGGGCCTTGTCCGTCTTGCTGGCGCGGGCGAAGCCGTAGCCGGGCAAATCACACAGGCGCACCTGGTAGCGGGCGGTGCCGCGCTCCAGGTCCACGTCGAAGAAGTTGAGCGTGCGCGTGCGTCCGGGGGTGTTCGACACGCGCACCAGCTTCTTGCGGTTGGTGAGCGTGTTGATCATGGAGGACTTGCCCACGTTGGAGCGGCCCACGAAGGCCACCTCCGCGGTGTGCCCCTGCGGATAGCCCTTGGGCTCCACGGCGGTGATGACGAAGCGGGCGTCGAGAATCTTGATCACGTAGCGGCTATTTCTTCGCGGTGGCGGGAGGAGGCGTCGTCGAGGCGGCCTCGGTCCGGGCGGCGCGACGGGCGCGCTCGGCGGACCAGTGGTCGATGGCCTTCAGCGACTCCTTGAAATCGAACGGCCGCAGGGAGGGCGAGGAGGCGTCATGGCAGGAGCGGCACTGCTTCTCGGATGGGTCCACCAGCCCCACCAGCCGCGCCAGCTCCGGGTCCTTCATCACGTACTCCGGCGAGTAGTACTGCCCCCCACCGTGACATGTCTCACAGCTCACACTCGCCTGCGTCTGGGCCACCTGATCCGGCGAGTGGCACGACAGGCAGCGTCCGTCCTTCTGCTGCTGCTCGGACAGGGAGCTCACGGCCCGGGCGTGCTTGGACTGCATCCACGCCTCGTAGGCCTCCGGGTGGCAGCCCTTGCAGCTGTCAGCGCCGACGAAATCAGCCGCCCCCGCCACGCCACAGAGGGCCAGCAGGAGGACGGGCAGGAGCCGGATGCCAGGAGCGCGCATGACCTCGCGAAGTAACACTCCCCCCCGGACGGGGCAAGGCGTCTCGTGGTTGAATGCCAGCGGGAATCGTCCGTTGAAAAGAGAGGGCAGCGCTTGAGCCCCGCCCGCCCTTTCCATTAGGGAGGATGTCGTGATGAGGACCTTGATTGCGCTCGCCGTGGTTGCCTTCGCCCTTCCCGCTGTCGCCAAGCCCTGGCAGGGCGTGGAGCCCGGCGTCACCAAGAAGGACGAGGTCATCAAGAAGTTCGGTGAGCCCTCGCGCACCGTGGGCCAGGACGGCAAGGAGACCATCGCCTACCTGGGCAAGGAGGCCATCAAGGGCACCAGCCAGGCGCAGTTCAAGGTGGACGCCGGCGGGGTCATCGAGCGCATCGACGTGTTCCCCGGGCCCATCATCGACAAGGAGACCATCGAGACGAGCTACGGCCCCGCGTGCCCGTCCGGTCCGGTGCCCTCGTCGCCCTGCTACCAGCGCAAGCTGACGGACGACTTCCGCACCTACTTCCTCTACCCCAAGCTGGGGCTGGCCATCTTCTTCAACGAGGACGGCAAGACGGTGCAGTCGCTCACGTTCACCACGCAGAAGGCCGCGAAGTAGGACCGCGCCCGTGCACGTCTTCGGGCTGACGGGCGGCATCTCCTCCGGAAAGAGCACCGTCACCCGGATGCTGCGGGAGCTGGGCGCGGAGGTCCTCGACGCGGATGTGCTCGCCCGCGAGGTGGTGGAGCCGGGCACCCCGGGGCTGGCCGCCATCGCCGAGCGCTTCCCCGGCGTGGTGGGTCCCGACGGCCGGTTGGACCGGGCGAAGCTGGGCGCGCGCGTCTTCGGGAACGACGAGGAGCGCGCCGCCCTCAACGCCATCACCCACCCCCTGGTGCGGGAGGCCTTCATCGAGAAGGTCCAGGCCCTGGAGGCCCGGGGCGTCACCCGGGTGGTCTACGACGTCCCGCTGCTCGTGGAGTCCGGGATGCACGCGTGGATGGAGGGCACGGCGGTGGTGTGGGTGCCCCGGGACGTGCAGAAGGCGCGGCTGATGGCGCGCGACGGGCTTGACGCGGCGGCGGCCGAGGCACGGCTGGCCGCCCAGCTCCCCCTGGACGACAAGCGGGCGGTGGCCACGTGGGTCATCGACAACAGCGGGGATCTGACGTCCACCCGGGAGCAAGTGGAGTCGGTCTGGCGCGCCATGCTCGCGCGCGGCTGACGGGCGAGTATGCTGCGCGCGCAATGAGCGAGACGCGCAAGAAGGCCGGCGGCGGGACGTACTTCATCACCGGCTACCCCGGGTTCATCGGCAAGCGGCTGGTGGAGCACATCGCCCGGGAGGACCCGAAGGGCCACGTGTACGCGCTGGTCCAGCCCAAGGCGCTGAAGGAGGCCCAGAAGCACGCCTCCAAGCTGAAGGGCGCCACCGTGGAGCTGCTCACCGGCGACGTGGTGGACATGCACCTGGGCCTGTCGGGCGAGGAGTACCAGCGCCTGTGCGAGCGGGTGACGGACATCTTCCACCTGGCCGCCGTCGCGCAGCTGGGCGTGCCCAAGGACACCGCGTGGCGCGTCAACGTGGACGGCACGCGCAACATGCTGGAGCTGGCGCGCGACTGCGAGCACCTGGCGCGCTTCAACCACTTCTCCACCTGCTACGTGTCCGGAGACCGGCTGGGCGTCATCGCCGAGGACGAGCTGGACCGGGGCCAGGGCTTCAGGAACCCGTACGAGGAGACCAAGTTCCAGGCGGAGCGGCTGGTGACGCGCGCGGGGGCCACGCTGCCCGTGACGGTGTACCGGCCCTCCAGCGTGGTGGGCGACTCGCGCACGGGGGAGATCGACAAGTTCGAGGGGCCCTACTACCTGGGCATCCTGCTGGTGACCTCGCCGCTCGTCGTGCCGCTGCCCCTGCCGGGCAACGGCGTGGCGCCGCTCAACGTGGTGCCGGTGGACTACGTGGTGGAGGCGGTGTGGCGGCTGTCGAAGGACCCTCGCGCGGCGGGGCGCACCTTCCACCTGGTGGACCCGAACCCCATGAGCGCGCGGCGCGTGTACGAGCTCATCGCGGAGAAGGCGAACAAGAAGCTGCCGCGCTTCAACCTGTCCGCGCGCGCCGCCGACGTGATGCTGCGGCTGCCGGTGTTGGAGAAGCTGGCGCGTCCGCAGCGCGCGGCCATCAGCTACGTGAACCACCTGGCCATCTACAACTGCCACAACACGCTGGAGCTGCTCGACGGCTCGGGGGTGCGCTGCCCTCCCCTGTCGTCGTATCTGGACCAGCTGGTGGCGTACGTGCGTGAGCAGTACCGCAAGCGCCGCGAGGGCTCCGAGGTGGAGGACCCGCTGGACCAGGGCACCG contains:
- the exoJ gene encoding spore coat polysaccharide polymerase ExoJ, whose protein sequence is MVPGEQGQRRDVWAFYSLTAFAAVMYAVPGEWIPALAPLRLALMTSVVAAGLMLIRRLGRGEPLYLDGARGWALIGFSSLAVLSVSWAVNAEVARYTGIELLKLTAIYLTLVNVITSGKRLVVVCGAMVLASVVTSIGVINWYMVGEDLVEGFRARWVGVYADPNHMAMNLVLVVPLAVAFVARKGSAWVWRIACLVAAVLAVVAIVLSHSRGGFIGLSVAMGLWAFREKRRIQAIVVGSLFVVGLVVFAPDSFWARNETVAAFHEDASAMGRVYAWQVASRMSLDKPLLGVGAGSFRYAWAEYAPPEATRAYVAHNIFLDVIGELGWVGLAFFLVFAGGASGGAFAASTSRTMGWMARALSAAVAGYLVCDLFSGYILSAHCYVLFGLAAAAHRIARAEEAKETQGVPEGRSSAAPVGAWEGSGHAA
- a CDS encoding DUF6178 family protein, coding for MSENGKGNGRDSQLALRELQQRLMGLSPRRRVEALLEGADAGAVVRALPPESLYLTIQEVGLADATELVQLASPAQFRAFVDLGAWKRDKVDPHAALTWLRAARGGFDDTSEYLRKLHALDLEVLELVLREFVVLHDKEENPDVNPQGVTLETPEGRYLVEITTEGVEMSAVRALVNDLIAENPFEAVRLLEAVRWEIPGELEETAFQFRKGRLVDMGFPSLEDAVALFSRVDLAAPKKPLVTSALAASQGHVDYLEASFRGLTALERQNAEDELAGVANAALVAELEDPGDLDAVRRVGEMTRDSLSLGLEYLTGADPSQATEVLRDVPLRRVFQTGFTLTLQLKYRADRLAKSPGAVVDGVLLVLPEEAAALEALRRKRPRRALKVEGAEPVPFRSLREISASEAVLTRAEAQVDVLRGVLGGTPEAARQAVARFGAPLESLGVPRLFAAVVAMAILDGRAEARPVPLGRGAELGARLFEGTPQAPRLLASATERALAGLEGAVPQTAREELRRMVGVTLAKLLEELGAAWLQDTTWSPVASEVLPMESSPVP
- the yihA gene encoding ribosome biogenesis GTP-binding protein YihA/YsxC → MIKILDARFVITAVEPKGYPQGHTAEVAFVGRSNVGKSSMINTLTNRKKLVRVSNTPGRTRTLNFFDVDLERGTARYQVRLCDLPGYGFARASKTDKAQWEKMITTYLEKRHRLEVVVSIIDAEVGPTPDDLATLDYLQAHKRKVMVVATKIDRLTKAKTRPRLQELAKLMDLPLEAVLPFSSTERRGVDEVWGALLDTFGRASRVRAEAAQDPD
- a CDS encoding cytochrome c3 family protein, whose translation is MRAPGIRLLPVLLLALCGVAGAADFVGADSCKGCHPEAYEAWMQSKHARAVSSLSEQQQKDGRCLSCHSPDQVAQTQASVSCETCHGGGQYYSPEYVMKDPELARLVGLVDPSEKQCRSCHDASSPSLRPFDFKESLKAIDHWSAERARRAARTEAASTTPPPATAKK
- the coaE gene encoding dephospho-CoA kinase (Dephospho-CoA kinase (CoaE) performs the final step in coenzyme A biosynthesis.); this translates as MHVFGLTGGISSGKSTVTRMLRELGAEVLDADVLAREVVEPGTPGLAAIAERFPGVVGPDGRLDRAKLGARVFGNDEERAALNAITHPLVREAFIEKVQALEARGVTRVVYDVPLLVESGMHAWMEGTAVVWVPRDVQKARLMARDGLDAAAAEARLAAQLPLDDKRAVATWVIDNSGDLTSTREQVESVWRAMLARG
- a CDS encoding SDR family oxidoreductase; translation: MSETRKKAGGGTYFITGYPGFIGKRLVEHIAREDPKGHVYALVQPKALKEAQKHASKLKGATVELLTGDVVDMHLGLSGEEYQRLCERVTDIFHLAAVAQLGVPKDTAWRVNVDGTRNMLELARDCEHLARFNHFSTCYVSGDRLGVIAEDELDRGQGFRNPYEETKFQAERLVTRAGATLPVTVYRPSSVVGDSRTGEIDKFEGPYYLGILLVTSPLVVPLPLPGNGVAPLNVVPVDYVVEAVWRLSKDPRAAGRTFHLVDPNPMSARRVYELIAEKANKKLPRFNLSARAADVMLRLPVLEKLARPQRAAISYVNHLAIYNCHNTLELLDGSGVRCPPLSSYLDQLVAYVREQYRKRREGSEVEDPLDQGTATG